The following are encoded together in the Platichthys flesus chromosome 9, fPlaFle2.1, whole genome shotgun sequence genome:
- the pdzk1ip1 gene encoding PDZK1-interacting protein 1, with amino-acid sequence MDKVSQMISSWLLIVGAVTAQTAQNRSDERLLPQWLTGIIAVAAFLFLSFVVLLVKKAWFEKSMGTRSKRESELVLTNRDTCVPGRDVVRSKEVNVLDFLEIDSGADKATPM; translated from the exons ATGGACAAAGTGTCGCAGATGATTTCCTCCTGGTTGCTGATCGTCGGAGCCGTGACGgcacagacag CTCAGAATCGCTCTGACGAGCGCCTCCTGCCTCAGTGGCTCACCGGCATCATCGCGGTCGCTgctttcctcttcctgtcgttcgtggtgctgctggtgaaGAAGGCCTGGTTTGAAAAGTCCATGGGGACGAGGTCTAAGAGAGAATCTGAACTGGTCCTGACCAACAGGGACACGTGTGTCCCAGGCCGGGACGTGGTCAG GAGCAAAGAAGTCAACGTGCTCGACTTCCTGGAGATCGACAGCGGTGCTGACAAAGCTACTCCCATGTGA